A genomic segment from Agrobacterium vitis encodes:
- a CDS encoding AzlD family protein has product MDLDPSMVAIILAAALATYLTRAGGYLVISRFKTLPPRVDAALNAVPAAVLTTLVAPAFYAGGMEVKFAMLLGLVVGLRFSLIPMLLTGWGAAVLIRQFMA; this is encoded by the coding sequence ATGGATCTTGACCCTTCCATGGTGGCGATCATTCTGGCCGCCGCCCTTGCCACCTACCTCACCCGCGCTGGCGGCTATCTGGTGATCAGCCGTTTCAAGACTTTGCCACCCAGGGTCGATGCGGCGTTGAACGCGGTTCCTGCTGCCGTGCTGACCACGCTGGTCGCTCCGGCCTTTTACGCCGGTGGGATGGAGGTGAAATTCGCCATGCTGCTTGGCCTCGTCGTTGGCCTGCGCTTTTCGCTAATCCCCATGCTATTGACCGGTTGGGGTGCCGCCGTACTGATCCGCCAGTTCATGGCCTGA
- a CDS encoding AzlC family ABC transporter permease, with the protein MSDFTDGARQSVPITLSTLPFAALFGAVAAAHGQSVAEATLMSATIFAGASQLVGIDLFGNNVPAWLIVLSVFAVNFRHILYSAAIGPYFQRLSGLQKAVAFFFMTDPQFAETVKHAEGGKSVSFGWYMGFALAIYIPWVGFSAIGALFSSLIGDPKAVGLDVLLPVYFMGSVLGFRKRPNFLIVVAVSAVAAVFAMHAVGSPWHVSLGALAGIVTAALLPPKTQAALEDRPEMTQ; encoded by the coding sequence ATGTCAGACTTTACCGATGGTGCGCGCCAAAGCGTTCCCATCACTCTTTCCACATTGCCCTTCGCCGCCTTGTTTGGTGCAGTCGCTGCCGCCCATGGCCAATCGGTGGCTGAGGCGACGCTGATGAGTGCGACGATTTTTGCAGGCGCCAGTCAATTGGTCGGCATCGATCTGTTCGGCAATAACGTTCCGGCCTGGCTGATCGTGCTGTCGGTGTTTGCCGTCAATTTCCGCCATATCCTCTATTCGGCGGCCATTGGCCCTTATTTCCAAAGGCTGAGCGGACTGCAAAAGGCCGTCGCCTTCTTCTTCATGACCGATCCGCAATTCGCCGAAACCGTCAAACATGCCGAAGGTGGCAAGTCTGTTTCCTTTGGCTGGTATATGGGCTTTGCGCTGGCCATCTATATTCCCTGGGTCGGATTTTCGGCGATTGGCGCATTGTTCAGCAGCCTGATCGGCGATCCGAAAGCGGTCGGCCTCGACGTGCTGCTGCCCGTCTATTTCATGGGCAGCGTGCTTGGCTTTCGCAAGCGCCCGAACTTCCTGATCGTGGTTGCCGTCAGCGCCGTGGCCGCGGTGTTCGCCATGCATGCCGTTGGCTCACCCTGGCATGTCAGCCTCGGCGCACTGGCGGGCATTGTTACCGCAGCCCTGTTGCCACCGAAGACGCAGGCGGCCCTTGAGGATCGACCGGAGATGACGCAATGA